From the Paludisphaera mucosa genome, one window contains:
- the cysS gene encoding cysteine--tRNA ligase, with translation MALRVYNTLSRTKEPFQTVTPGKVGMYVCGPTVYSNSHIGHMVGPVIFDTVKRYLAYLGYEVSWVVNITDVDDKLIVQALKDGTTVKALAEQVTADYLACLAALNVTGIDHMPRATEHIGDIIAINAGLIDKGFAYASGGDVYFDVARASSYGKLSHRDPEELQAGARIEPTALKRNPGDFALWKASKPGEPSWESPWGPGRPGWHIECSAMSLKLLGEHFDIHGGGLDLVFPHHENELVQSESFTGVPFASYWMHNGLLTREGRKISKSDPDTIVLMSDLLREYDPDVIRLLLLSSHYRRPIDYGPNRLTEIARSLQTFHHAFERLEELTGQGFDTLEAPSRRHEAEPSANPALKEVAELRQGFLDAMDDDFNTGGAVGELFEIVRVLNRTAAGLTAGSSPQDLADYRAGMVVLKELSNLLGLFGKLPEKVKAGGDALTGDLMSLLIELRARLRKEKHYALADEIRNRLTGLGVVLEDGPEGTRWRVESKR, from the coding sequence ATGGCGCTTCGAGTCTACAACACCCTGAGCCGGACCAAGGAGCCGTTCCAGACCGTCACGCCGGGCAAGGTCGGCATGTACGTCTGCGGGCCCACGGTCTATTCCAACAGCCACATCGGCCACATGGTCGGCCCGGTGATCTTCGACACCGTCAAGCGCTACCTGGCCTACCTGGGCTACGAGGTCTCCTGGGTCGTCAACATCACCGACGTCGACGACAAGTTGATCGTCCAGGCCCTGAAGGACGGCACCACGGTCAAGGCCCTCGCCGAGCAGGTCACGGCCGACTACCTCGCGTGTCTCGCCGCCCTCAACGTGACCGGCATCGACCACATGCCGCGGGCGACCGAGCACATCGGCGACATCATCGCCATCAACGCGGGCCTGATCGACAAAGGGTTCGCCTACGCCTCGGGCGGCGACGTCTACTTCGACGTCGCCAGGGCCTCCTCGTACGGCAAGCTCAGCCACCGCGACCCCGAGGAGTTGCAAGCCGGCGCCCGCATCGAGCCCACCGCGCTCAAGCGGAACCCCGGCGACTTCGCGCTCTGGAAGGCGTCCAAGCCCGGCGAGCCCTCGTGGGAGAGCCCCTGGGGGCCGGGCCGGCCGGGGTGGCACATCGAGTGCTCGGCGATGAGCCTGAAGCTCCTGGGCGAGCACTTCGACATCCACGGCGGCGGCCTCGACCTGGTCTTCCCGCATCACGAGAACGAGCTGGTCCAGTCCGAGTCGTTCACGGGCGTCCCCTTCGCGTCGTACTGGATGCACAACGGCCTGCTCACGCGCGAAGGCCGCAAGATCTCCAAGTCCGACCCCGACACGATCGTTCTCATGAGCGACCTGCTTCGGGAGTACGACCCCGACGTCATCCGCCTGCTCCTGCTCTCCAGCCACTACCGCCGGCCGATCGACTACGGCCCGAACCGCCTGACCGAGATCGCCCGCAGCCTGCAGACGTTCCACCACGCCTTCGAACGCCTGGAAGAGCTGACGGGCCAGGGCTTCGACACCCTCGAAGCCCCCTCCCGCCGCCACGAGGCGGAGCCGTCCGCGAATCCCGCCCTCAAGGAGGTCGCCGAGCTGCGCCAGGGCTTCCTGGACGCGATGGACGACGACTTCAACACGGGCGGCGCGGTGGGCGAGCTGTTCGAGATCGTCCGCGTCCTCAACCGGACGGCCGCCGGTCTCACCGCGGGCTCGTCCCCGCAGGACCTGGCCGACTACCGCGCGGGGATGGTGGTCCTGAAGGAGCTGAGCAACCTTCTGGGCCTCTTCGGCAAGCTCCCCGAGAAGGTCAAGGCCGGCGGCGACGCCCTGACCGGCGACCTGATGAGCCTCCTGATCGAGCTTCGGGCCCGCCTCCGCAAGGAGAAGCACTACGCCCTGGCCGACGAGATCCGCAACCGCCTCACCGGCCTCGGCGTCGTGCTCGAAGACGGGCCCGAGGGGACGCGATGGCGCGTGGAATCGAAGCGCTGA
- the ruvC gene encoding crossover junction endodeoxyribonuclease RuvC, producing MTSQSCESEAGDGVAKVGDGGPPPVWGRVVGIDPGLNVTGYAVVDPGPRGPIVVEAGVIRPGSSDRALGQRLDHLYRNVLELLAAYPPGALALEKVHSHAKFPRTAILMGHARGVIVLAAASKGIPVFGYAAARVKKTLTGSGRAPKEQMQRAIQVELRLAELPEPHDVADACAIALCHYQIGRSVRGLKGL from the coding sequence ATGACGTCCCAATCGTGCGAATCCGAAGCCGGCGACGGCGTGGCGAAGGTCGGCGACGGCGGCCCCCCGCCGGTCTGGGGACGGGTCGTCGGCATCGACCCGGGACTGAACGTCACGGGCTACGCGGTGGTCGACCCCGGCCCCCGCGGGCCGATCGTCGTCGAGGCCGGCGTGATCCGGCCGGGCTCGTCGGATCGGGCCCTCGGCCAGCGGCTTGACCATCTCTACCGCAACGTCCTGGAGCTGCTGGCGGCCTATCCCCCGGGCGCCCTGGCGCTCGAGAAGGTCCACAGCCACGCCAAGTTCCCCCGCACCGCGATCCTGATGGGCCACGCCCGCGGCGTGATCGTGCTGGCCGCCGCGTCGAAGGGGATCCCCGTCTTCGGCTACGCCGCCGCCCGCGTGAAGAAGACCCTCACCGGCAGCGGCCGGGCCCCCAAGGAGCAGATGCAGCGCGCCATCCAGGTGGAGCTGCGCCTGGCCGAACTCCCCGAGCCCCACGACGTCGCCGACGCCTGCGCCATCGCCCTCTGCCACTACCAGATCGGCCGGTCCGTCCGCGGCCTGAAAGGCCTCTGA
- a CDS encoding bifunctional diguanylate cyclase/phosphodiesterase — protein MLHESRSDGKSPAGAAVDLTNCSREPIHIPEKIQPHGLLLVVDEASFRVRRASANSAFLVGVPAEELVDRPLESLLGEDQGAHLRMILRGDDLIRANPLKLTLPGREGGRAFNVLVHGSDGELVVEAEPIEPGEVGDFHTFYQEVRLATARLQATESEETLCQAAADEVRRIIGYDRVMVYRFDAVWNGEVIAESRDARIASSYLGLHFPASDIPEQARRLYTTNRLRCIPDVGYAPAGLVDGEGEARGRPLDMSQCVLRSVSPVHLEYLRNMGVAATMSVSLLKNGALWGLIACHHYTPRRVCPERRLTCSFLAEIIETQLNMREDGAERAYRVQTSAIQIRFLNALSRASSLKGLAADPTSLLDFVDAQGAAVVEGMKCTLVGRTPDETEIPGLIKMMTGSLDRGSFASESLAAAYPPAVAFKDEASGMLGVEISRDRGDYLLWFRPEVVRVMNWAGDPDKPMSRVNGEARLHPRKSFDLWRKAVTLHSKRWKSSETAAAVELKETIQHLLTGEDELRARARRKDAITELGNRALASTDTESLFAEAVALIAQTLDVEICRLFQAVPGREALVIRAEVAPPDIAEAAPASATIDDPLAAFAVSADRPVVAADLRDEDRFEGCRLHARLGVVSGIAVPVKDSDATYGVLVAYAHRAGRFDAEDEHFLQLIANVLMAAVRRKRIEEKLDHQSRHDALTGLPNRLLFMERLEQAILNVTSPPALLLIDLDRFKEVNDTLGHHFGDLLLQQVAARFRELLRATDTLARLGGDEFVMLLPRTCERDAVAIARRLLYELEAPFQIDERNCDVGGSIGVALAPRHGDDPETLLRRADVAMYAAKRSGGGFAVYSADPDDDSPRRLALMSDLREAIETGGLVLHYQPKMNLATRRIEGVEALARWPHPRLGMIPPSSFIPLAEHGDLTGRLEHWAFGQAIDRHRRWRDQGVALGVAVNVAPRFLHRDTPYQALAGRLVKADLPASWLTLEITESALMQDPAGAARALTRLRSDFGLRVSVDDFGIGCSSLACLRRLPVDELKIDRAFVQEMITSNADAAIVKAIITMGHELGLRVVAEGIEDGDTLERLAAMRCDQAQGYYIGRPMPEEDFAVDVPPASSASPNQGRPEPRRIPSVDRKRPVGRA, from the coding sequence ATGCTGCATGAATCGCGATCCGATGGGAAATCCCCGGCCGGCGCCGCGGTCGACCTGACGAACTGCTCCCGCGAGCCGATCCACATCCCCGAGAAGATCCAGCCCCACGGCCTGTTGCTGGTCGTCGACGAGGCGAGCTTCCGGGTCCGCCGCGCCAGCGCGAATTCGGCGTTCCTGGTGGGCGTCCCGGCCGAGGAACTGGTCGATCGACCGCTGGAATCGCTCCTCGGCGAGGATCAGGGCGCCCACCTGCGGATGATCCTGCGGGGGGACGACCTCATCCGAGCCAACCCGTTGAAGCTGACGCTGCCTGGTCGAGAGGGGGGCCGCGCGTTCAACGTGCTGGTGCACGGGAGCGACGGCGAGCTGGTGGTCGAGGCCGAGCCGATCGAGCCGGGGGAGGTGGGGGACTTCCACACCTTCTACCAGGAGGTCCGGCTGGCGACCGCCCGGCTGCAGGCGACCGAGAGCGAGGAGACGCTCTGCCAGGCGGCGGCCGACGAGGTGCGCCGGATCATCGGCTACGACCGCGTCATGGTCTATCGCTTCGACGCGGTATGGAACGGCGAGGTGATCGCCGAGTCGCGGGACGCCCGGATCGCGTCGTCCTACCTGGGGCTCCACTTCCCGGCGTCGGACATCCCCGAGCAGGCGCGACGGCTCTACACGACGAACCGGCTACGCTGCATCCCGGACGTCGGCTACGCCCCCGCGGGCCTGGTCGACGGCGAGGGCGAGGCCCGCGGCCGCCCGCTTGACATGAGCCAGTGCGTGCTGCGGAGCGTCTCGCCGGTGCACCTGGAGTACCTCCGGAATATGGGCGTCGCGGCCACCATGAGCGTGTCCCTCCTGAAGAACGGGGCGCTCTGGGGCCTGATCGCCTGCCATCACTACACCCCCAGGCGCGTCTGCCCCGAGCGGCGGCTCACCTGCTCGTTCCTCGCCGAGATCATCGAGACCCAGCTCAACATGCGTGAAGACGGCGCCGAGCGCGCCTACCGCGTGCAGACCTCGGCCATCCAGATCCGCTTCCTCAACGCCCTGTCGCGCGCGTCCTCCCTCAAGGGCCTGGCGGCGGATCCGACGAGCCTCCTGGACTTCGTCGACGCCCAGGGCGCCGCAGTCGTCGAGGGGATGAAATGCACCCTCGTCGGCCGGACCCCCGACGAGACGGAGATCCCCGGCCTGATCAAGATGATGACCGGCTCGCTCGACCGGGGGTCCTTCGCCTCGGAATCGCTCGCGGCCGCCTATCCACCGGCCGTCGCCTTCAAGGACGAGGCCAGCGGCATGCTCGGCGTGGAGATCTCGCGCGACCGGGGCGACTATCTCCTCTGGTTCCGCCCCGAGGTCGTCCGCGTGATGAACTGGGCCGGCGATCCCGACAAGCCGATGAGCCGCGTGAACGGCGAGGCCCGCCTGCACCCCCGAAAATCGTTCGACCTCTGGCGGAAGGCCGTCACCCTGCATTCGAAACGCTGGAAGTCGTCCGAGACGGCGGCGGCCGTCGAGCTCAAGGAGACCATCCAGCACCTGTTGACGGGCGAGGACGAACTCCGGGCCCGTGCGCGGCGGAAGGATGCGATCACCGAGCTGGGGAACCGGGCGCTGGCCTCGACCGACACCGAGAGCCTGTTCGCCGAGGCCGTCGCGCTCATCGCGCAGACCCTCGACGTCGAGATCTGCCGCCTCTTCCAGGCGGTCCCCGGCCGCGAGGCGCTGGTGATCCGCGCCGAGGTCGCGCCGCCCGACATCGCCGAGGCCGCCCCGGCTTCGGCGACGATCGACGACCCCCTGGCCGCTTTCGCCGTCTCTGCGGACCGCCCGGTCGTGGCCGCCGACCTGCGCGACGAGGACCGGTTCGAGGGCTGCCGGCTGCACGCGCGGCTGGGCGTCGTGAGCGGGATCGCCGTCCCGGTGAAGGATTCCGACGCGACCTACGGCGTCCTGGTCGCCTACGCCCATCGCGCGGGCCGGTTCGACGCGGAGGACGAGCACTTCCTCCAGCTCATCGCCAACGTCCTCATGGCGGCCGTCCGCCGGAAGCGGATCGAGGAGAAGCTCGACCACCAGTCGCGGCACGACGCCCTCACCGGCCTGCCCAACCGCCTGCTGTTCATGGAGCGGCTGGAGCAGGCGATCCTGAACGTGACGTCGCCCCCCGCGCTCCTGCTGATCGACCTCGACCGCTTCAAGGAGGTGAACGACACGCTGGGCCACCATTTCGGCGACCTTTTGCTCCAGCAGGTCGCCGCGCGGTTCCGAGAGCTCCTGCGGGCGACCGACACGCTGGCCCGCCTGGGCGGCGACGAATTCGTGATGCTGCTGCCCCGCACGTGCGAGCGCGACGCCGTCGCCATCGCCCGACGGCTTTTGTACGAATTGGAGGCTCCGTTCCAGATCGACGAGCGGAACTGCGACGTCGGCGGCAGCATCGGCGTCGCCCTGGCCCCGCGTCACGGCGACGACCCCGAGACGCTCCTGCGCCGCGCGGACGTCGCCATGTACGCCGCGAAGCGTTCCGGCGGGGGCTTCGCGGTCTACTCGGCCGATCCGGACGACGACAGCCCGCGGCGGCTGGCCCTGATGAGCGATCTCCGGGAGGCGATCGAGACCGGCGGGCTGGTCCTGCACTACCAGCCCAAGATGAACCTCGCGACCCGTCGGATCGAAGGGGTCGAGGCCCTGGCGCGTTGGCCGCATCCCCGACTGGGCATGATCCCTCCCTCCAGCTTCATCCCGCTGGCGGAGCACGGCGACCTGACCGGCCGCCTGGAGCACTGGGCGTTCGGCCAGGCGATCGACCGGCACCGTCGCTGGCGCGATCAGGGGGTCGCCCTGGGCGTCGCCGTGAACGTCGCCCCCCGGTTCCTGCACCGCGACACGCCCTACCAGGCGCTCGCCGGCCGACTCGTGAAGGCCGACCTGCCGGCCTCGTGGCTCACCCTGGAGATCACCGAGAGCGCCCTGATGCAAGACCCGGCGGGCGCCGCCCGCGCCCTGACCCGCCTGCGATCCGACTTCGGCCTGAGGGTCTCGGTCGACGACTTCGGGATCGGCTGCTCGTCCCTGGCCTGTCTCCGCCGACTCCCCGTGGACGAGCTGAAGATCGACCGGGCGTTCGTCCAGGAGATGATCACCTCCAACGCCGACGCCGCGATCGTCAAGGCGATCATCACCATGGGCCACGAACTCGGGCTGCGGGTCGTCGCCGAGGGGATCGAGGACGGCGACACGCTCGAACGGCTCGCCGCGATGCGCTGCGACCAGGCGCAGGGCTACTACATCGGCCGTCCCATGCCCGAGGAAGACTTCGCGGTCGACGTCCCGCCCGCCTCGTCGGCGTCTCCAAACCAGGGGCGTCCGGAGCCGCGGAGGATTCCCTCCGTCGATCGCAAGCGACCGGTCGGCCGGGCGTGA
- a CDS encoding PEP-CTERM sorting domain-containing protein, whose protein sequence is MRSILTASFARVSALSLAAAVSLAPGVAHAGIEFVDQFRSRFSTQTGDGPAVTDLGYAFSTRLFASAPNFYNTVGMTGPGGTVDLTADVSNPSVYSYGSSLFASKSDMDAAFPIAATYDYLATSGSGPDATSLTPGADDYPQSTPYLAGTTYSDLQGVNAGQAIQVAFSSFDTGGSASESFIFFTIFDLTLGQSVYDAGFLPATTTGVTLGAGVLQAGHSFSYELNFSNRELVSTPGTGFDSQLGFDYRTSGTFSTSAVPEPSTLVLAGIGAVGILVSSRRGRRTAR, encoded by the coding sequence ATGCGATCCATCCTCACCGCGTCATTCGCCCGCGTTTCCGCTTTGTCGTTGGCGGCTGCGGTCTCGCTGGCGCCGGGCGTCGCCCACGCCGGCATCGAATTCGTCGATCAATTCCGCTCGCGCTTTTCCACGCAGACCGGCGACGGCCCCGCCGTGACCGACCTCGGCTACGCCTTCTCGACGAGGCTCTTCGCCAGCGCCCCGAACTTCTACAACACCGTGGGCATGACCGGCCCCGGCGGCACGGTCGACCTCACGGCCGACGTCTCGAATCCCTCGGTCTACAGCTACGGGTCCAGCCTGTTCGCCAGCAAGTCGGACATGGACGCGGCCTTCCCGATCGCCGCGACCTACGACTACCTGGCGACCTCCGGGTCCGGGCCGGATGCGACGAGCCTGACGCCCGGGGCCGACGATTATCCCCAGTCGACGCCCTACCTGGCCGGCACGACCTACTCCGATCTCCAGGGTGTGAACGCCGGGCAGGCCATCCAGGTCGCCTTCAGCTCGTTCGACACCGGGGGGAGCGCCAGCGAGTCGTTCATCTTCTTCACGATCTTCGACCTCACGCTGGGCCAGTCGGTTTACGACGCGGGATTCCTCCCCGCCACGACGACCGGAGTCACGCTCGGGGCCGGCGTCCTGCAGGCCGGGCACTCGTTCAGCTACGAGCTGAACTTCTCCAACCGGGAACTCGTCTCGACGCCGGGCACCGGGTTCGACTCGCAGCTCGGGTTCGACTACCGGACCAGCGGGACCTTCTCGACGTCCGCGGTCCCCGAGCCCTCCACGCTGGTCCTGGCCGGCATCGGCGCGGTGGGAATCCTCGTCTCCAGCCGCCGCGGCCGTCGCACGGCCCGCTGA
- the secA gene encoding preprotein translocase subunit SecA, which produces MEVLTEIWDKTTDALSALSEGVSEGLVRIFGSSNERRIRQMRPIVARINELEPSVQTLSDDELKARTEDFRARREAGESLEDLLPEAFAVCREAGRRFLNMRHFDVQLMGGMVLHGGNIAEMVTGEGKTLVATLAAYLNALDGKGVHVVTVNDYLARRDAEWMSPLYQGLGMTVGAIQSEMDSAERQEVYGCDITYGTNNEFGFDYLRDNMKPTAELQCQGELHYAVIDEVDSILIDEARTPLIISGPAFDDVRKYAEADRIARLLKRDLHFEVKEKERTCHLNDAGIREAEKIAGLESFYTPGNMEWPHLIDNSLKAHHLYRRDRDYVVQPNGEVVIVDEFTGRLMVGRQWSDGLHQAVEAKERVKIKEENQTLATITLQNFFKLYKKLSGMTGTAMTEANEFYKVYGLDVVAIPTNRGLSRVNHADVIFRYEREKNQALVDEIKEVHATGRPILVGTVSIEKSEELSEFLTRYGIPHQVLNAKHHEREAEIVAQAGRKGAVTIATNMAGRGTDIILGGNPEFMAWFDLKRATNEDGRPLYETRLDVSPEAWHEAVAKYEPEMKAEGREVAGLGGLHIIGTERHESRRIDNQLRGRSGRQGDPGSSRFFLALDDDLMRKFAGEWVSAVLTRLGMQEGEAIESRMVSRRIEGAQKKVEERNFDIRKNLLEYDEVMDEQRKRVYSFRQGLLEGASPKERMLDMIDDQIQAAVDRFLADDYGQASFAEWVSQRLGVEMTARDFRNVEFQDAGDIVHHRGERQLYEAIREAMEENIPADAEPSDWTWGALVNWANNRYSLDLKEKELRKFERRNGDEVELDRPALEEFIHGRAKASIEKLDLSPAQEFLAGDWGRRTLAGWAHHKFGIAADPAAWKGLDRAQIARRLREQARELYVAKEAELPVRIAATRFLGDRSQAHSQTPRYDREGLAAWASERFHSVVDPAELQTMLRPEMEAFLIDIARKKYDGARLADELNARLDAVLPRATGRDKPAPAPDKAALAGLVEWAKKGLGHETSAEELAAMTPEEIRGALASALDAKVRPEMREMEKVLLLQILDASWMEHLRAMDHLRSSIGLQGYAQIDPKVEFKREGMRIFGEMWNGIGDRVTDLIFRVEQFDPEFLSYLGSRWKLDRAQAIHQDADSASASTSLSAVPDTGNGVRQVQDAAINADLSTSDKKKEPVRNLGKKVGRNDPCPCGSGKKFKACHMRQQSSTDIF; this is translated from the coding sequence ATGGAAGTGCTGACCGAGATTTGGGATAAGACGACCGACGCCCTGTCGGCCCTGTCCGAGGGGGTCTCGGAGGGTCTCGTACGGATCTTCGGCAGCTCGAACGAGCGTCGCATCCGGCAGATGCGCCCGATCGTGGCCCGGATCAACGAGCTCGAGCCCTCGGTCCAGACGCTGTCGGACGACGAGCTGAAGGCCCGGACCGAGGATTTCCGGGCCCGCCGCGAGGCCGGCGAATCGCTCGAGGACCTGCTGCCCGAGGCGTTCGCCGTCTGCCGCGAGGCGGGCCGCCGGTTCCTCAACATGCGGCACTTCGACGTCCAGCTCATGGGCGGCATGGTGCTCCACGGCGGCAACATCGCCGAGATGGTCACCGGCGAGGGCAAGACCCTGGTCGCCACCCTCGCCGCCTATCTGAACGCGCTCGACGGCAAGGGCGTCCACGTCGTCACCGTGAACGACTACCTCGCCCGCCGCGACGCCGAATGGATGAGCCCCCTGTACCAGGGGCTGGGCATGACCGTGGGCGCGATCCAGTCGGAGATGGACTCGGCCGAGCGCCAGGAAGTCTACGGCTGCGACATCACCTACGGCACCAACAACGAGTTCGGCTTCGACTATCTCCGCGACAACATGAAGCCGACCGCGGAGCTGCAGTGCCAGGGCGAGCTGCACTACGCCGTCATCGACGAGGTCGACAGCATCCTCATCGACGAGGCCCGGACCCCCCTGATCATCTCGGGGCCGGCGTTCGACGACGTCCGCAAGTACGCCGAGGCCGACCGGATCGCCCGCCTCCTGAAGCGCGACCTCCACTTCGAGGTCAAGGAGAAGGAGCGCACCTGCCACCTGAACGACGCCGGCATCCGCGAGGCCGAGAAGATCGCCGGCCTGGAGAGCTTCTACACGCCGGGCAACATGGAGTGGCCCCACCTGATCGACAACTCGCTGAAGGCGCACCACCTGTATCGTCGCGACCGCGACTACGTGGTCCAGCCCAACGGCGAGGTCGTCATCGTCGACGAGTTCACCGGCCGCCTCATGGTCGGCCGCCAGTGGTCCGACGGCCTGCACCAGGCCGTCGAGGCCAAGGAGCGGGTGAAGATCAAGGAGGAGAACCAGACCCTCGCGACGATCACGCTCCAGAACTTCTTCAAGCTCTACAAGAAGCTCTCGGGCATGACCGGCACGGCCATGACCGAGGCCAACGAGTTCTACAAGGTCTACGGCCTCGACGTCGTCGCCATCCCGACCAACCGCGGGCTCAGCCGCGTCAACCACGCCGACGTCATCTTCCGCTACGAGCGCGAGAAGAATCAGGCGCTCGTCGACGAGATCAAGGAAGTCCACGCGACCGGCCGGCCGATCCTCGTGGGCACCGTCTCGATCGAGAAGTCGGAGGAGCTGTCGGAGTTCCTGACCCGATACGGCATCCCCCACCAGGTCCTCAACGCCAAGCACCACGAGCGCGAGGCCGAGATCGTCGCCCAGGCCGGGCGGAAGGGGGCGGTCACGATCGCCACCAACATGGCCGGCCGCGGCACCGACATCATCCTGGGCGGCAACCCCGAGTTCATGGCCTGGTTCGACCTCAAGCGCGCCACCAACGAGGACGGCCGGCCGCTCTACGAGACCCGCCTCGACGTCAGCCCCGAGGCCTGGCACGAGGCCGTCGCCAAGTACGAGCCCGAGATGAAGGCCGAGGGCCGCGAGGTCGCCGGCCTGGGCGGCCTGCACATCATCGGCACCGAACGCCACGAGAGCCGGCGGATCGACAACCAGCTCCGCGGCCGCTCGGGACGCCAGGGCGACCCCGGCTCGTCGCGGTTCTTCCTGGCCCTCGACGACGACCTGATGCGGAAGTTCGCCGGCGAATGGGTCTCGGCCGTGCTCACCCGCCTGGGCATGCAGGAGGGCGAGGCCATCGAGAGCCGGATGGTCAGCCGCCGCATCGAGGGCGCCCAGAAGAAGGTCGAGGAGCGCAACTTCGACATCCGCAAGAACCTCCTCGAATACGACGAGGTCATGGACGAGCAGCGCAAACGCGTCTACTCGTTCCGCCAGGGCCTGCTCGAAGGCGCCTCGCCGAAAGAGCGGATGCTGGATATGATCGACGATCAGATCCAGGCCGCCGTCGACCGCTTCCTCGCCGACGACTACGGCCAGGCCAGCTTCGCCGAATGGGTCTCGCAGCGGCTGGGCGTCGAGATGACCGCCCGCGACTTCCGCAACGTCGAGTTCCAGGACGCCGGCGACATCGTCCACCACCGCGGCGAACGCCAGCTCTACGAGGCGATCCGCGAGGCGATGGAGGAGAACATCCCCGCCGACGCCGAGCCCTCCGACTGGACCTGGGGCGCGCTCGTCAACTGGGCGAACAACCGCTACTCCCTCGACCTCAAAGAGAAGGAGCTGCGGAAGTTCGAGCGGCGCAACGGCGACGAGGTCGAGCTGGACCGCCCGGCCCTCGAAGAGTTCATCCACGGCCGGGCCAAGGCGTCGATCGAGAAGCTCGACCTCTCGCCCGCGCAGGAATTCCTCGCCGGCGACTGGGGGCGCCGCACGCTGGCCGGCTGGGCGCACCACAAGTTCGGCATCGCCGCCGACCCCGCCGCCTGGAAGGGCCTCGACCGGGCCCAGATCGCCCGCCGGCTCCGCGAGCAGGCCCGCGAGCTGTACGTCGCCAAGGAGGCCGAGCTGCCGGTCCGGATCGCGGCGACGCGATTCCTGGGCGACCGCTCGCAGGCCCACAGCCAGACGCCCCGGTACGACCGCGAAGGCCTCGCCGCCTGGGCCTCCGAGCGGTTCCACTCGGTCGTCGACCCGGCCGAGCTGCAGACCATGCTCCGGCCCGAGATGGAAGCCTTCTTGATCGACATCGCCCGCAAGAAGTACGACGGGGCCCGGCTCGCCGACGAGCTGAACGCCCGCCTCGACGCCGTCCTCCCCCGCGCCACCGGGCGCGACAAGCCGGCCCCGGCGCCCGACAAGGCCGCGCTCGCCGGCCTGGTCGAATGGGCGAAAAAGGGCCTCGGCCACGAGACCTCGGCCGAGGAGCTGGCCGCGATGACGCCCGAGGAGATCCGCGGGGCCCTGGCCTCGGCCCTCGACGCCAAGGTCCGGCCCGAGATGCGGGAGATGGAGAAGGTCCTGCTCCTGCAGATCCTCGACGCGAGCTGGATGGAACACCTCCGCGCGATGGACCACCTCCGCAGCTCGATCGGCCTGCAGGGCTACGCCCAGATCGACCCCAAGGTCGAGTTCAAGCGCGAGGGCATGCGGATCTTCGGCGAGATGTGGAACGGCATCGGCGACCGGGTCACCGACCTGATCTTCCGCGTCGAGCAGTTCGACCCCGAGTTCCTCTCGTATCTCGGCTCGCGCTGGAAGCTCGACCGGGCCCAGGCCATCCACCAGGACGCCGACTCCGCGTCGGCCTCGACCTCGCTCTCGGCCGTGCCCGACACCGGAAACGGCGTCCGCCAGGTGCAGGACGCCGCGATCAACGCCGACCTTTCGACGTCCGATAAGAAGAAGGAGCCCGTCCGCAACCTTGGAAAAAAGGTGGGCCGGAACGACCCCTGCCCTTGCGGATCCGGAAAAAAGTTCAAAGCCTGCCACATGCGGCAGCAGTCCTCGACCGACATATTCTGA